A section of the Methanoregula formicica SMSP genome encodes:
- a CDS encoding AAA family ATPase, whose protein sequence is MDHSNLEKKIVDMSRKTGREGTSRHAGIAPAGNDSESVGKETSGRLPLPELKKEVEEISGLAALINERLNEFVVGNHEVIDLILLALLNEGHILVEGVPGTAKTTIAKSIALLTGCSFNRIQGAIDLQPADMLGVRIYDQYKKEFVLRKGPVFTNILLADEINRINPKSQSAFIEAMSERQVTLDGITMPMQSPFCVIATQNPHEFEGTFPLIEVQRDRFMFSIRSDYLNPDEELSIIRRANEGMLQWETYSQSLSPILTPGALKHYIQVIRQVSIEEPVLQYIRDLVIATRTHPDIELGGSSRASLALVSGGKALAALNNRTYVIPDDIKQVSRAALTHRIILSRDAEVEGVTRGQVLEEILSKVEVL, encoded by the coding sequence ATGGACCACAGTAATCTTGAGAAAAAAATTGTCGATATGTCCCGGAAAACCGGGCGGGAAGGCACCAGCAGACACGCCGGGATCGCACCGGCCGGCAACGATTCAGAAAGCGTGGGAAAAGAAACATCCGGGCGGCTTCCCCTTCCGGAACTGAAAAAAGAAGTCGAGGAGATCTCCGGTCTTGCCGCCCTCATCAACGAGCGGCTGAACGAGTTCGTTGTCGGGAACCATGAGGTCATCGACCTGATCCTTCTTGCCCTCTTAAACGAAGGGCATATCCTGGTAGAGGGGGTGCCGGGAACCGCCAAGACCACGATTGCAAAATCCATCGCCCTCCTGACCGGCTGCAGCTTCAACCGTATCCAGGGGGCCATCGATCTCCAGCCCGCGGATATGCTTGGTGTGAGGATCTACGACCAGTACAAGAAGGAGTTTGTCCTCCGGAAGGGACCGGTCTTCACCAACATCCTCCTTGCCGATGAGATCAACCGTATCAACCCGAAATCGCAGAGCGCATTTATCGAGGCAATGAGCGAGCGCCAGGTCACGCTGGACGGGATCACCATGCCGATGCAGTCGCCGTTCTGTGTCATTGCAACGCAGAACCCCCATGAATTCGAGGGGACATTTCCGCTCATCGAAGTCCAGCGCGACCGGTTCATGTTCTCCATACGTTCCGATTACTTAAACCCGGATGAAGAACTCAGCATCATCCGGCGCGCCAATGAGGGCATGCTCCAGTGGGAGACCTATTCCCAGTCTCTTTCACCCATCCTCACCCCCGGCGCCCTCAAACATTACATCCAGGTAATCCGCCAGGTCTCTATCGAAGAACCAGTCCTCCAGTACATCCGCGACCTTGTGATCGCAACGCGGACGCATCCCGACATCGAACTCGGTGGATCGTCCCGTGCCTCTCTTGCCCTGGTCAGTGGCGGCAAAGCGCTCGCTGCCCTGAACAACCGCACCTATGTCATCCCCGACGATATCAAGCAGGTGTCACGGGCGGCACTCACGCACCGGATCATCTTGTCGCGCGACGCGGAAGTGGAAGGGGTCACACGGGGACAGGTGCTTGAAGAAATCCTCTCCAAAGTCGAGGTGCTCTGA
- a CDS encoding MraY family glycosyltransferase has protein sequence MKKKDLAIIVVTVWLIVITVFMLLAARIDLEIFFVLWLIGLLVIVELMDTRFTLPPYMRYLKYVVAAGILLFGGIVAIKVMEILAR, from the coding sequence ATGAAGAAAAAGGATCTCGCCATCATCGTCGTCACGGTCTGGCTTATCGTTATCACGGTATTCATGCTCCTTGCCGCACGGATTGACCTTGAGATCTTTTTTGTTCTCTGGCTGATCGGCCTCCTCGTGATTGTCGAACTGATGGATACACGGTTTACCCTGCCACCGTACATGCGGTACCTCAAGTACGTGGTTGCTGCAGGTATCCTTCTCTTCGGGGGCATTGTTGCAATAAAAGTCATGGAGATCCTTGCACGATGA
- a CDS encoding ATP-binding protein — MTVRDALLQQKRELELRKAEPYIKRTAEIRNGNSRLIRIVSGPRRAGKSFFVTRYLMAQGPFGYVNFDDEELNSAEKIPDILTEIADLYNGSKTLLLDEIQNIPGWELLANRLARQGYMLYITGSNARLLSKELATHLTGRHTITTIFPFSFAEYLRTKPGEYTEREYRAYLAEYSVTGGFPEHLVTSIDRKEYLLRLFDAVIYKDIIQRYRVRSPQGLGNLAQYLCSTIAGEYSVHGLTRVTGCRSDRTVRKYLEYLEEAFLFFSIPRFSYKVKEQVMANRKIYCIDNGFVMAKGFRFSRNDGNLNENLVAIALHQMELSGILNLYYWKNAKHQEVDFVLHQETKVVALIQVCIDLTDEKTRRREVNALLIAGRDLSCENRIILTGEEEHITTEEWFGIRGEIQYIPLWKWLQRPGIPGYM; from the coding sequence ATGACCGTCAGGGATGCTCTTTTACAGCAGAAGCGGGAACTCGAGCTCCGGAAAGCAGAGCCGTACATCAAGCGCACGGCAGAGATCCGTAACGGGAACAGCCGGCTTATCCGGATTGTGAGTGGTCCCCGCAGGGCAGGGAAATCATTTTTTGTAACCCGGTACCTCATGGCACAGGGCCCGTTCGGCTATGTAAATTTTGATGACGAAGAGCTCAATAGTGCAGAAAAAATCCCTGATATTCTCACTGAGATAGCCGATCTCTACAATGGATCAAAAACGCTCCTGCTTGACGAGATCCAGAATATTCCGGGATGGGAACTCCTGGCAAACCGGCTGGCACGGCAGGGATATATGCTCTATATCACCGGAAGCAATGCACGCCTGCTCAGTAAAGAACTCGCAACGCACCTGACCGGCCGACATACCATTACCACCATTTTCCCCTTTTCATTTGCTGAATACCTGCGGACAAAACCTGGGGAATATACCGAACGTGAATACCGTGCATACCTTGCGGAATATTCTGTCACCGGGGGATTTCCCGAACACCTGGTAACCTCTATTGACCGGAAAGAATACCTCCTGCGTCTTTTTGATGCCGTGATATACAAGGACATTATCCAGCGCTACCGGGTCCGCTCCCCACAGGGCCTGGGAAATCTCGCCCAGTACCTCTGTTCCACTATTGCGGGGGAATATTCTGTGCACGGCCTCACAAGGGTAACCGGTTGCAGGAGTGACCGGACCGTACGGAAATACCTTGAGTACCTGGAAGAAGCATTTCTCTTTTTTTCGATCCCGAGATTCTCGTACAAGGTAAAGGAACAGGTTATGGCAAACCGGAAGATCTATTGTATCGATAACGGGTTTGTCATGGCCAAAGGATTCAGGTTTTCCCGCAATGATGGGAACCTGAATGAAAACCTTGTTGCAATTGCACTTCACCAGATGGAACTTTCCGGAATCCTGAACCTTTACTACTGGAAGAACGCAAAGCATCAGGAAGTTGATTTTGTCCTCCACCAGGAAACGAAGGTGGTTGCACTTATCCAGGTCTGTATCGATCTGACCGATGAAAAGACACGACGGCGGGAAGTTAATGCTCTCCTGATAGCAGGTCGGGATCTGTCGTGCGAAAACCGCATCATCCTAACCGGGGAAGAAGAACACATAACAACTGAGGAATGGTTCGGCATACGGGGAGAGATCCAGTATATCCCCCTCTGGAAATGGTTGCAGCGACCAGGAATTCCCGGATATATGTGA
- a CDS encoding DUF4350 domain-containing protein: MAIRYASWIAGGVFVAALVLLFLHLSANDMEFSRYNTGWNGTSAFFSDLGRDRTIEVFDPGVLDKQPGNATLLILAPHRSPTEREIAGYKAFLAGGHTIILADDFGAGNEILAGIGSRVTITPVNISSLDRQYADPYLIIAYRTQETGPFVMPSEITLNGAALLEGGSPLVLTSVMSWADRNANNRLNAGEEMGTLPVMVQESIGPGRLVVLSDPSIFVNTMYLQPENANNRALIDNLTTQDSFLLIDQMNSRTADAKGLSGILHVVRNTVIIEILIFCLLILGIAWAWRKKAV, from the coding sequence ATGGCCATTAGGTATGCTTCATGGATAGCCGGGGGCGTCTTTGTTGCGGCCCTTGTCCTCCTCTTCCTGCACCTCTCGGCCAATGACATGGAGTTCTCGCGGTACAATACCGGCTGGAACGGGACATCTGCATTCTTCTCCGACCTTGGCCGCGACAGGACAATTGAGGTCTTCGACCCGGGAGTCCTTGACAAGCAGCCGGGAAACGCGACACTCCTGATCCTTGCGCCGCACCGCAGTCCAACCGAACGGGAGATTGCCGGGTACAAGGCATTCCTTGCCGGAGGGCACACCATCATCCTTGCCGATGACTTCGGTGCCGGCAATGAAATCCTGGCAGGGATCGGCAGCAGGGTAACGATCACTCCCGTGAACATCTCCAGCCTCGACCGCCAGTATGCTGACCCGTACCTGATCATCGCGTACCGTACGCAGGAAACGGGACCCTTTGTCATGCCATCGGAGATAACACTGAACGGTGCGGCGTTACTGGAGGGCGGATCGCCGCTCGTGCTTACATCGGTCATGAGCTGGGCTGACCGGAACGCAAACAACCGGCTCAATGCCGGTGAAGAGATGGGCACCCTGCCGGTGATGGTCCAGGAATCCATCGGGCCCGGCAGGCTCGTTGTCCTGTCCGATCCCAGCATTTTCGTCAACACGATGTATCTCCAGCCGGAGAACGCAAACAACCGTGCGCTTATTGACAACCTGACCACACAGGACAGCTTCCTTCTTATTGACCAGATGAATTCCCGCACCGCGGACGCGAAAGGATTAAGCGGGATTCTTCATGTAGTAAGAAATACAGTAATTATAGAAATTCTCATATTCTGCCTGCTGATCCTGGGCATAGCGTGGGCCTGGAGAAAGAAGGCTGTTTAG
- a CDS encoding metal-dependent hydrolase yields the protein MYFFFHLFTGIVLGFLCSELFNDRRWLIPCTIGAILPDLIDKPLGYLILNTSIGFGRIFTHTLALALLIVAVGIVYWLFRRDPGLAALGIGILSHQALDLMWRQPVNWYYPFLGSFSGTHTEDFFWVKFLEELHNPFELILGAMVLILVLAVLFRSRISPVLKERRAVISLIMAFSALVFGSLAGILIGWGIGGHTLRQVGWGRPEELILGGLVIALASLLFWRWQSIVSRS from the coding sequence ATGTACTTCTTCTTCCACCTCTTCACCGGCATCGTGCTCGGTTTTCTCTGTTCCGAACTCTTCAACGACCGACGGTGGCTCATTCCCTGCACGATTGGTGCCATCCTCCCGGACCTTATCGATAAGCCACTCGGGTACCTGATCCTCAATACGTCAATAGGGTTTGGGAGGATCTTCACCCACACCCTCGCGCTCGCGCTCCTGATTGTTGCAGTTGGTATTGTGTACTGGTTGTTTCGAAGAGATCCCGGTCTTGCTGCGCTTGGTATCGGCATTCTCTCGCACCAGGCGCTGGACCTGATGTGGCGCCAGCCGGTGAACTGGTACTATCCCTTCCTCGGGTCATTCTCCGGTACCCATACCGAGGATTTCTTCTGGGTGAAATTTCTCGAAGAACTTCACAATCCTTTCGAGCTCATCCTCGGGGCCATGGTTCTCATCCTGGTGCTCGCTGTCCTCTTCCGGTCCCGCATCTCCCCGGTTCTTAAAGAAAGACGGGCGGTCATCTCCCTTATCATGGCATTCAGTGCGCTCGTGTTCGGCAGCCTTGCCGGGATCCTTATCGGCTGGGGGATTGGAGGACACACGCTCCGGCAGGTTGGCTGGGGACGGCCGGAGGAATTGATCCTTGGCGGCCTTGTCATTGCCCTTGCATCGCTCCTCTTCTGGCGTTGGCAGAGTATTGTCAGCAGGTCATGA
- a CDS encoding type II toxin-antitoxin system VapC family toxin → MIGKTVLDSSVIATVFFPEDMTTRTIRKLGFELYVTVDSAVADAAQVAAKRIASGADSPADVKEMLHDAIYYITQLCDPIPSAELIDPALDLACELNISLYDALFVAAAVREHGALFTADKELASIVKKVCRVRVLE, encoded by the coding sequence ATGATCGGTAAGACCGTTCTCGATTCAAGCGTCATTGCCACGGTCTTTTTCCCGGAAGATATGACAACAAGGACGATCAGGAAACTTGGTTTTGAACTTTATGTCACGGTGGACAGTGCCGTGGCAGACGCAGCACAGGTTGCCGCGAAACGGATAGCATCGGGGGCAGACAGCCCCGCTGACGTGAAGGAGATGCTCCACGATGCCATCTACTATATCACTCAGCTCTGCGATCCCATCCCCTCAGCCGAATTGATCGATCCGGCCCTAGACCTGGCCTGTGAGCTCAATATTTCCCTCTACGATGCGCTGTTCGTTGCCGCCGCAGTGCGCGAACACGGGGCGCTGTTCACGGCGGACAAGGAGCTTGCATCCATAGTAAAGAAGGTATGCAGAGTACGGGTGCTTGAGTAA
- a CDS encoding DapH/DapD/GlmU-related protein, which produces MIPGNLQQFQASFRMVQSTLIGFPSPAALKSEIFPGVHLGADPSIGRHCIIFGNVFIGDRFRCGNDVLIRSETALGDNVTLGDGACIDMDVVIGNNVTVREDVWIPQFTRIENNVQIGPGVRLVGEPVFSRIQQKPSRGIILGEGCVIGEKAVIAPGVSIGAGAHVEAGAVVTRDVAADRECAGRP; this is translated from the coding sequence ATGATTCCCGGTAACCTGCAGCAGTTCCAGGCCTCGTTCCGCATGGTGCAGTCTACCCTGATCGGTTTTCCGTCCCCCGCTGCACTAAAGTCCGAGATCTTTCCCGGCGTACACCTGGGTGCGGATCCCTCGATAGGCCGGCATTGCATCATCTTTGGCAATGTCTTCATCGGCGACCGGTTCCGGTGCGGGAATGATGTCCTGATCCGCAGCGAGACTGCCCTTGGGGATAACGTCACCCTGGGTGACGGCGCTTGTATTGACATGGATGTTGTTATCGGCAACAATGTGACTGTCCGTGAGGATGTCTGGATCCCGCAGTTTACACGGATTGAGAACAACGTGCAGATTGGGCCGGGTGTCCGGCTCGTTGGCGAACCGGTCTTCTCCCGCATACAACAAAAACCTTCGAGGGGGATCATCCTTGGCGAGGGTTGCGTGATTGGGGAGAAGGCTGTAATCGCACCGGGTGTGTCTATCGGTGCCGGTGCCCATGTGGAAGCCGGGGCGGTTGTTACCCGGGATGTGGCGGCTGACCGGGAATGTGCGGGAAGGCCGTGA
- a CDS encoding response regulator, with translation MNFHKLTGLLVIIILCCGICPFGTAAEQVVPDFDKVVRIQLNYLDGAYTLSSAEVQYGRAPNLALQSGELKGSILDTAGKERLSFSTREPWRAQGDILGDPEGRTLIGYTEDGDSSDMSITVPWVQDMAAFTLTDSRNGALLVSADLTPAATLFCADYPGDPDCQARGTPSHLATMEPVPETTSLPVVFMAVFSVSVFLAAGLAIMTVRRRTAATGIPVGAVAGEKPVKQTVLIVDDDPGMVEIIDQFLTDEGYATIRAFSGKGCLDILKKQLPDLILLDVLMQPMNGWETLEQIKKDPLTKPIPVLMLTGKRLTSAEAKQYNICIDDYITKPFRHEEIFSAIDNILQRKQRFKDGLELAKKVGVDREKFCELAKLSRRISVNKKIIDILQAPAGTPAWGPDEMTPENKEVIEQITMITRVNEKRAEQLKKEINTVFRSKGVPEITW, from the coding sequence ATGAACTTCCACAAGCTAACCGGTCTCCTTGTCATTATTATCCTGTGCTGCGGTATCTGTCCGTTCGGTACAGCCGCTGAACAGGTGGTTCCCGATTTCGATAAAGTTGTCCGTATCCAACTCAATTACCTGGATGGAGCTTATACGCTTTCATCTGCCGAGGTCCAGTACGGCAGGGCCCCGAACCTGGCACTCCAGTCCGGCGAACTGAAAGGCAGCATCCTTGACACCGCCGGAAAGGAACGGCTCTCGTTCTCCACAAGGGAACCCTGGCGGGCCCAGGGTGACATCCTCGGCGACCCGGAAGGGCGCACCCTGATCGGCTACACGGAAGACGGGGACTCAAGCGACATGAGTATAACGGTCCCCTGGGTGCAGGACATGGCAGCCTTCACCCTCACGGACTCGCGGAACGGGGCATTGTTAGTATCCGCAGACCTCACGCCGGCCGCAACGCTTTTCTGCGCTGATTACCCCGGCGATCCGGATTGCCAGGCGCGCGGGACGCCATCCCATCTGGCTACAATGGAACCGGTGCCGGAAACAACATCCCTGCCGGTTGTCTTCATGGCAGTATTTTCCGTATCGGTCTTCCTCGCGGCCGGTCTTGCCATCATGACAGTAAGAAGAAGGACAGCGGCAACAGGGATCCCGGTGGGGGCAGTTGCCGGAGAGAAACCGGTGAAACAGACAGTACTTATCGTAGATGATGATCCCGGGATGGTAGAGATCATCGACCAGTTCCTCACGGATGAAGGGTACGCGACCATCCGGGCTTTCAGCGGGAAAGGATGCCTCGACATCCTGAAAAAGCAACTCCCCGACCTGATCCTTCTCGATGTCCTGATGCAGCCAATGAACGGGTGGGAGACACTCGAGCAGATCAAGAAGGATCCCTTAACAAAACCGATCCCGGTCCTGATGCTGACCGGCAAACGTCTCACCTCTGCCGAAGCAAAACAGTACAACATCTGCATCGATGACTATATCACGAAGCCCTTCCGACATGAAGAGATCTTCAGTGCGATCGACAATATCCTCCAGAGGAAACAGCGCTTTAAGGACGGTCTTGAGCTGGCAAAGAAGGTCGGCGTTGACCGGGAGAAGTTCTGCGAGCTGGCAAAGTTATCACGGCGGATCTCGGTCAACAAGAAGATCATCGATATCCTGCAGGCACCTGCCGGAACACCGGCCTGGGGACCGGATGAGATGACACCGGAGAACAAAGAGGTCATCGAGCAGATCACCATGATAACCCGGGTCAACGAAAAGCGTGCCGAGCAGCTGAAGAAGGAGATTAATACCGTTTTCCGGTCCAAGGGCGTTCCGGAGATCACCTGGTAA
- a CDS encoding DUF1616 domain-containing protein — protein sequence MDQPRHPYDTVVAAFATTRVPRDLLACELWLLFALLCIYVPVLNESFLRILFGIPLVVFIPGYALIAALFPAARDLDGIERIALSFGLSIAVVPLTGLVLNYTPWGIRLDPIIVSLSLITVSLCLLAQYRRAQVPEEERFVVPFQEIRSTLVTEFFPQSERSRTDRILSIILLVAIVGAIATTVFVIVVPKEGEKFTEFFILGENQKAADYPTRLVAGTNSSLYIGIGNHEYRPVNYTVETYFMKMTFDERTNTSTLHAMDRIDRFPVQVAHNQTTVMPYTIVPVAAGDYNRLEFLLFNETVPDDGITGTERINRSYRDLHLWVSVRSL from the coding sequence ATGGATCAGCCGCGGCACCCATATGATACGGTTGTTGCCGCGTTTGCGACAACACGGGTGCCCCGTGACCTTTTGGCCTGCGAACTCTGGCTTCTTTTTGCGCTTCTCTGCATCTACGTTCCCGTCCTGAACGAGTCTTTCCTCCGCATCCTGTTCGGTATCCCGCTGGTCGTGTTCATCCCCGGCTATGCGCTGATAGCGGCCCTCTTTCCCGCTGCCCGCGATCTCGATGGCATCGAGAGGATTGCACTCTCGTTCGGGCTTTCCATTGCGGTTGTTCCTCTCACAGGGCTTGTCCTGAACTATACGCCCTGGGGGATCCGGCTCGATCCGATTATTGTCTCCCTGTCACTGATCACCGTCTCCCTGTGCCTCCTTGCCCAGTACCGCAGGGCGCAGGTTCCGGAGGAAGAACGGTTCGTTGTCCCGTTCCAGGAGATCCGGAGTACCCTCGTAACTGAATTCTTTCCCCAATCTGAACGTTCACGCACCGACCGGATCCTTTCCATCATCCTCCTTGTTGCAATTGTCGGGGCCATTGCCACAACGGTCTTTGTCATCGTTGTCCCCAAGGAAGGCGAGAAGTTCACGGAGTTCTTTATCCTCGGGGAGAACCAGAAGGCTGCCGATTATCCCACCCGCCTCGTCGCCGGGACGAACAGCTCCCTCTATATTGGTATCGGCAACCACGAGTACCGGCCGGTGAACTACACGGTCGAGACATATTTTATGAAGATGACATTCGACGAGAGAACAAACACCAGCACCCTGCATGCCATGGACCGTATCGACCGCTTCCCGGTACAGGTCGCCCATAACCAGACCACGGTCATGCCCTACACCATCGTGCCGGTTGCTGCCGGGGACTATAACCGGCTCGAGTTCCTCCTCTTCAACGAGACCGTGCCTGATGACGGGATCACCGGGACAGAACGTATCAACCGGAGCTATCGCGATCTCCATCTCTGGGTATCAGTAAGGTCGCTGTAA
- a CDS encoding carboxypeptidase regulatory-like domain-containing protein: protein MIVFLLALAWTVTAAEPGSLTVVVKDARTKAVVGSALVYLDGAYKGTTADSSGVITLDGLKDGTHTVRVTKPDFREVTTKIVYPDQTTVSLEIARGALVLLNEESEKKGAINVVFYPSSTSYSCTDHAKVSTPVYINNETRLREDVMKVIHSTYLDLDKITPSSKPLPADYRDRFNFYYYYDPSAPADAFDGCAGTIPGNYWNDVTFADITVILYPKYYGAYSDAACMPTGCSQDYGPGRNLMKAPADQLTLIQHETGHAMYDLVDTYCGNTYYYQNDPHANVWSSRENCESDARSDGRDPAQCRQIQQAATVSSASCSQPYWRWDPMPDIMASGYRGKFGEAATQRINYVLGKVVVS, encoded by the coding sequence ATGATAGTCTTCCTTCTCGCTCTGGCATGGACTGTCACTGCCGCTGAACCTGGATCTCTCACGGTGGTTGTCAAGGATGCCCGTACCAAAGCCGTTGTCGGGAGCGCGCTCGTATACCTTGACGGCGCATATAAAGGGACAACCGCGGACTCGTCCGGGGTGATTACTCTCGACGGCCTTAAAGACGGGACCCATACCGTGCGGGTAACAAAACCGGATTTCCGGGAAGTTACAACCAAAATTGTCTATCCTGATCAGACAACAGTCTCCTTGGAGATTGCACGGGGTGCGCTCGTACTCTTAAACGAAGAGAGTGAGAAAAAGGGTGCAATTAACGTAGTTTTTTATCCTTCATCAACCTCCTACAGTTGTACTGACCATGCAAAGGTCTCAACACCGGTCTATATCAACAACGAGACCCGCTTGAGGGAGGACGTGATGAAGGTGATCCATTCGACGTATCTGGACCTTGACAAGATTACCCCGTCATCAAAACCCCTTCCTGCTGATTACCGTGACCGGTTTAATTTCTATTACTACTATGACCCGTCAGCACCTGCGGATGCATTTGACGGCTGTGCCGGTACAATTCCCGGCAATTACTGGAATGACGTGACGTTTGCCGATATAACCGTCATCCTGTACCCGAAATACTACGGTGCTTATTCGGACGCAGCATGCATGCCGACCGGGTGCAGCCAGGACTATGGGCCCGGCCGCAACCTGATGAAGGCCCCGGCCGACCAGCTGACCCTGATCCAGCACGAGACCGGGCATGCAATGTATGATCTTGTCGATACGTACTGTGGCAACACCTATTATTACCAGAACGACCCGCATGCAAATGTCTGGAGTTCGCGCGAGAACTGCGAGTCGGATGCACGTTCCGATGGCCGGGATCCTGCACAATGCCGGCAGATCCAGCAGGCTGCAACCGTCTCGTCAGCGAGCTGCAGCCAGCCCTACTGGCGCTGGGACCCCATGCCCGATATCATGGCTAGCGGGTACCGGGGAAAATTTGGTGAAGCGGCAACACAGCGGATCAACTACGTTCTCGGAAAGGTGGTTGTATCATGA
- a CDS encoding DUF58 domain-containing protein: MQLRRCTQGICLVNLLLISGALALDDPVLLLAGSTLAIAVLGQYLVFDSEVRKIASSVQCRRTLGRNMVRRGTSLMVTTRITLRGMPRVHVIIEELPPHKTLLMDGETIIDTVSGSPEQTYLCRYRIIPLIHGDLRFSGISLTFRNLFFSETLRLSRQTETGPVLSVLPAGLFQAPSSDSLEGTRDNRKASILSTVDVHSLREYQPGDDLRHVDWKISAKYNKMFIRKYSTPTSFPPLLIVDLPWCGAPYSEKAFAKMISEVTGMVTDTLQSFQHISILFISGPNIIHLIREEKNPAHCLAELKEWMHPAERSVHFYRMPDRNDLRSMIRHCENAGAQARDPRIRTALETLKERYTGILYCQRNPAFAGQVTRTLSQLLLNNAYLFTLGCGDTSHIRHVVRPLRTCQIQVTVRVVEEVREGRPVRRDTFSAARGVGA, translated from the coding sequence TTGCAGCTGAGACGGTGCACACAGGGGATCTGTCTTGTCAACCTCCTCTTAATTTCCGGAGCACTGGCACTCGATGACCCCGTGCTCCTCCTCGCCGGGAGTACGCTTGCCATTGCGGTTCTCGGGCAGTATCTCGTTTTCGACAGCGAAGTCCGGAAGATTGCGTCCTCCGTCCAGTGCCGGCGGACACTGGGCCGGAATATGGTCCGCCGGGGCACCTCGCTTATGGTAACAACCCGGATCACGCTCCGCGGCATGCCGCGTGTCCATGTCATCATCGAAGAACTCCCTCCTCATAAGACACTCCTCATGGATGGTGAGACAATAATCGATACCGTGTCTGGCAGTCCCGAGCAGACATACCTGTGCCGCTACCGGATCATTCCCCTTATCCACGGGGATCTCCGGTTTTCCGGAATTTCCCTCACGTTCAGGAATCTCTTTTTTTCTGAAACGCTGCGATTATCCCGGCAGACGGAGACGGGCCCGGTCCTCTCGGTCCTGCCGGCAGGGCTTTTTCAGGCACCCTCATCGGATTCCCTGGAAGGGACACGGGACAACCGGAAGGCAAGCATCCTCTCAACCGTTGACGTCCACTCGCTCCGGGAATACCAGCCCGGCGATGACCTGCGCCACGTGGACTGGAAGATCTCGGCCAAGTACAACAAAATGTTTATCCGGAAATACAGCACCCCGACAAGCTTTCCCCCGCTTCTCATTGTCGACCTCCCCTGGTGCGGGGCGCCCTACTCAGAAAAGGCATTCGCAAAGATGATCTCCGAGGTTACCGGGATGGTGACCGATACCCTGCAGTCCTTCCAGCATATCTCCATCCTCTTCATCTCCGGCCCAAATATCATTCACCTCATCCGCGAGGAGAAGAACCCGGCACACTGCCTTGCAGAACTCAAAGAGTGGATGCACCCGGCCGAACGCTCCGTCCACTTCTACCGCATGCCGGATCGGAACGATCTCAGGAGCATGATCCGGCACTGCGAGAATGCCGGGGCACAGGCACGGGATCCGCGGATCCGGACGGCTCTTGAAACCCTGAAGGAGCGGTATACCGGAATCCTGTATTGCCAGCGGAACCCGGCCTTTGCCGGGCAGGTCACCCGGACACTCTCGCAGCTGCTCCTGAATAACGCATATCTCTTCACGCTCGGCTGCGGGGACACAAGCCATATCCGGCATGTGGTCAGGCCCCTCCGGACCTGCCAGATCCAAGTGACGGTCCGGGTCGTTGAGGAAGTACGGGAAGGAAGACCTGTCCGGCGGGATACCTTTTCAGCAGCCCGCGGGGTGGGTGCATGA
- a CDS encoding nucleotidyltransferase domain-containing protein yields MNINQGFSPRVFMQKRGKIQKEALNEILRCIVDVAKPEKILFGSAARNEMGQDSDIVLLVIKSGDYNPHTIAGDINLNLFGIGQAIDLIVVTPDRVRKYADSLHLVFYPALHEGRVLYDVSTVASG; encoded by the coding sequence ATGAACATAAACCAGGGATTTTCCCCCAGAGTATTCATGCAGAAAAGAGGAAAAATCCAAAAAGAAGCGCTGAACGAGATCCTTAGGTGTATTGTGGATGTCGCGAAACCGGAAAAAATTCTGTTTGGTTCCGCTGCACGTAACGAGATGGGTCAGGACAGCGATATTGTTCTGCTGGTAATCAAATCCGGAGATTACAATCCACATACCATTGCCGGAGATATTAATTTGAACCTGTTCGGGATAGGCCAGGCAATCGATCTGATCGTTGTAACCCCGGATCGGGTCAGAAAATACGCGGATTCACTGCACCTGGTCTTTTATCCCGCATTGCACGAAGGCAGGGTTCTCTACGATGTCAGCACAGTTGCCTCCGGATGA